One segment of Triticum aestivum cultivar Chinese Spring chromosome 2A, IWGSC CS RefSeq v2.1, whole genome shotgun sequence DNA contains the following:
- the LOC123185193 gene encoding calcium-binding protein P-like, translating into MVTELAAFMLDREATAAQTWASVEALFVNNRRARRFQLQTELSETRQGDSSVSIFCARLKSISDQLRDAGKILDDDELVIQLLRGINKDRHQTTAKIIEKSPTPIPFDVAVGMLLHDEIGNNFAGSAHHTALAVQLRGPSPAPSIGASGGQARPPAAGLGGGKASSPSPNQGHNKRRRYTNNGGYQGAAATPPWTGHVYAYPMALPPQPRPAPGILGPRPPHAYAAFGGHLQQPSPMGYPPLQQYLPAAPPPHQQFLPAPHLPQQYQAQQHQAQPYFHPPAAAVSNAVDHSALMSALHNLSIQSPSGGWVADSGASSHLAADPGLSNQGGASSMQQ; encoded by the exons ATGGTGACGGAGCTCGCCGCCTTCATGCTCGACCGGGAAGCCACCGCCGCCCAGACCTGGGCCTCCGTCGAGGCTCTCTTCGTCAACAACCGTCGGGCGCGACGGTTCCAGCTCCAGACGGAGCTCTCTGAAACTCGTCAAGGGGACTCCTCCGTTTCCATCTTCTGCGCTCGCCTCAAGTCCATCTCCGACCAGCTGCGCGACGCCGGCAAGATCCTGGATGATGACGAGTTGGTCATCCAACTTCTACGCGGCATCAACAAAGATCGTCATCAGACTACTGCCAAAATTATAGAGAAGTCCCCAACTCCCATCCCTTTTGACGTTGCCGTCGGCATGCTTCTCCACGACGAGATCGGCAATAACTTCGCCGGCTCCGCCCATCACACCGCCCTCGCTGTCCAGCTGAGGGgtccgtcgcccgcgccctcgattGGGGCCTCCGGCGGCCAGGCTCGGCCGCCCGCTGCTGGTCTCGGCGGCGGCAAAGCCTCCTCTCCCTCACCCAACCAGGGACACAACAAACGCCGCCGCTACACCAACAATGGCGGGTATCAGGGGGCCGCGGCTACACCGCCGTGGACGGGGCACGTCTACGCTTACCCGATGGCACTCCCACCTCAACCTCGTCCGGCGCCCGGGATCCTTGGTCCGCGGCCGCCGCACGCCTACGCCGCCTTCGGTGGCCACCTCCAGCAGCCGTCTCCGATGGGCTACCCTCCACTGCAGCAGTACCTGCCGGCGGCGCCTCCTCCTCATCAGCAGTTCCTGCCGGCGCCACATCTTCCGCAGCAGTACCAGGCGCAGCAGCACCAGGCGCAGCCGTACTTCCACCCGCCCGCGGCCGCCGTCTCCAACGCCGTCGACCACTCCGCCCTGATGAGCGCTCTGCACAACCTGTCGATCCAGTCGCCTAGCGGTGGCTGGGTTGCGGACTCCGGCGCCTCCTCTCATCTAGCGGCTGATCCCG GACTATCCAACCAAGGTGGAGCTTCTTCGATGCAACAGTGA